A region from the Salifodinibacter halophilus genome encodes:
- a CDS encoding MFS transporter yields the protein MTNASGLMRGTPAYRRAVLALVLAGFATFSTLYSVQPLMPVLSRVFSVGAATASLALSATTGVLAVTLFVAGLLSGSLPRKPVMGVSILASAMLSFAAAMAPNWSVLISVRALDGLALGGVPALAIAYLSEEIHPADLGSAAGLYIAGTAVGGMGGRVIAGVIADVAGWRTALIALGAIGLVTAVGFMALLPASRHFQPQSGLRLREHMAPIGRHLRHPALPFVFAWGLLSMGVFVSVYNYVGYRLEAPPFNLGQSAIAAVFSVYIVGVFTSTAAGRLADQFGRVRILATGCVLMCIGVGIMAMPSVAAIVSGMALLTVGFFAGHATASGWIGRLAETGQGHAAGLYLLAYYIGSSAVGSAVGLFWYVGHWTGVTLALGVLMVVGVVVVIRLMYWQRQQMQKR from the coding sequence ATGACTAACGCATCGGGTCTTATGCGCGGCACACCGGCGTATCGCCGTGCTGTTCTAGCCTTGGTGCTGGCCGGTTTTGCGACGTTTTCGACGCTATACAGCGTGCAGCCGCTGATGCCTGTTTTATCACGCGTTTTCTCGGTGGGCGCGGCGACCGCCAGCCTGGCATTGTCGGCGACAACTGGTGTGTTGGCCGTTACGTTGTTTGTGGCCGGTTTGTTATCCGGATCACTCCCGCGTAAGCCAGTCATGGGGGTGTCGATATTGGCCTCGGCCATGCTGTCGTTCGCGGCCGCCATGGCGCCGAACTGGTCGGTCTTGATCAGCGTGCGCGCGCTCGATGGGCTGGCTCTCGGTGGTGTGCCAGCATTGGCTATCGCCTATCTGTCGGAGGAAATACATCCGGCCGATTTGGGCAGTGCCGCTGGTTTGTATATCGCTGGTACGGCGGTTGGCGGTATGGGCGGCCGGGTGATCGCCGGCGTGATTGCCGATGTCGCCGGTTGGCGCACCGCGTTGATCGCGCTCGGTGCTATCGGCCTGGTGACAGCCGTTGGTTTTATGGCCTTGCTGCCTGCGTCCCGGCACTTCCAACCACAGTCCGGCCTACGCCTGCGCGAACATATGGCCCCCATTGGCCGGCATCTGCGCCACCCTGCGTTGCCGTTTGTCTTCGCTTGGGGACTGCTGTCGATGGGCGTGTTCGTTAGCGTCTACAACTACGTTGGTTATCGGCTCGAAGCACCGCCTTTCAACCTGGGCCAGTCGGCGATTGCTGCTGTTTTTTCGGTCTATATCGTCGGTGTCTTCACGTCGACGGCTGCCGGTCGCCTGGCCGATCAGTTTGGCCGGGTTCGTATCCTTGCGACTGGTTGCGTATTGATGTGTATTGGTGTCGGAATCATGGCGATGCCGTCAGTTGCTGCCATCGTGAGCGGTATGGCGTTGCTGACCGTGGGGTTTTTTGCCGGCCACGCGACGGCTAGCGGCTGGATTGGCCGTTTGGCTGAAACGGGCCAGGGCCACGCCGCCGGACTTTACTTGCTGGCGTACTACATCGGGTCGAGCGCGGTCGGTAGTGCCGTGGGTCTGTTTTGGTATGTAGGCCACTGGACTGGTGTCACGCTTGCGCTGGGTGTCCTTATGGTTGTTGGCGTTGTTGTCGTCATCCGGTTGATGTATTGGCAACGCCAGCAAATGCAAAAACGCTAA
- a CDS encoding pyridoxine 5'-phosphate synthase — MSAETKPLDTVRLGVNVDHVATLRQARRTDYPSVQRAALTTMAAGAASITVHLREDRRHIQDADVEALIAADDVPVNLELAATPSMLAIATRLKPRDACLVPEKREELTTEGGLDVAGQPEAVAAAVKRLTEAGIHVALFIDPDVDQVMAAARTGVPAIELHTGAYADAPAGAARERECSRIADAAARGADLGLEVHGGHGLNQTNVGPIAAIPSIVELNIGHAIVADAIELGMADAVRAMREAIDATDCD; from the coding sequence ATGAGCGCAGAGACCAAGCCACTCGATACTGTACGGCTCGGCGTGAACGTAGACCATGTCGCGACGCTTCGCCAAGCCCGGCGGACCGATTATCCGAGTGTCCAGCGCGCCGCGCTTACCACGATGGCGGCTGGCGCGGCCAGCATCACGGTTCATTTACGCGAGGATCGTCGACATATTCAAGATGCCGATGTCGAAGCCTTGATTGCGGCCGACGACGTGCCTGTGAATCTGGAATTGGCGGCGACGCCTTCGATGCTGGCGATCGCGACTCGCTTGAAGCCGCGTGACGCGTGCCTTGTGCCGGAAAAACGCGAGGAGTTGACCACCGAAGGCGGCCTCGATGTGGCCGGCCAACCTGAGGCAGTGGCCGCTGCGGTAAAACGCCTAACCGAGGCGGGTATCCATGTTGCGCTCTTCATCGATCCCGATGTCGATCAGGTGATGGCGGCTGCGCGCACCGGTGTGCCGGCGATCGAGCTCCATACCGGTGCCTACGCCGACGCGCCGGCTGGTGCCGCACGCGAACGCGAATGTTCGCGCATCGCCGATGCGGCAGCGCGCGGTGCGGATCTTGGACTGGAAGTCCACGGCGGCCACGGATTGAATCAGACCAACGTTGGGCCGATAGCCGCCATTCCATCGATTGTCGAGCTCAATATTGGTCACGCGATCGTCGCCGATGCGATTGAGTTGGGAATGGCGGATGCCGTTCGCGCTATGCGTGAAGCAATCGACGCGACCGATTGCGATTGA
- a CDS encoding O-succinylhomoserine sulfhydrylase, which translates to MSESEDHWQLATQGVRVGTERTSAGEHSEPVYLTSSFAFASAEQAAARFSGEEPGNVYSRFTNPTVDAFCRRLAAMEGGQCCVATGSGMSAVLATCLATLEAGDHIVAAHSLFGSTIGLFNNYLGKLGIETTFVSPNDVDGWRDAMRPETRMLFVETPSNPLTEIVDMTALAEIANDHQALFVVDNCFCTPALQRPLEFGAHVVIHSATKYLDGQGRAVGGAVIGDADVVGDRVFRCLRTCGPSMSPFNAWIFHKALETLELRMAAHCRNAYALAEWLVEQPNVEHVYYPGLASHRQRDLAARQQPGGFGGIVSLRVAGGREGAFKLINSATMLSITANLGDTRSTIVHPASTTHARISAAERERAGVAEGLVRISVGLESVDDIKADLAPGLGG; encoded by the coding sequence ATGAGTGAATCCGAAGACCATTGGCAACTGGCGACGCAGGGCGTACGTGTCGGTACCGAGCGTACATCGGCCGGCGAGCACAGCGAGCCGGTGTATCTGACCTCCAGTTTCGCCTTTGCCTCGGCTGAACAAGCCGCCGCGCGCTTTTCCGGTGAAGAGCCCGGCAACGTCTATTCACGCTTTACCAACCCCACGGTCGATGCGTTTTGCCGGCGGTTGGCGGCGATGGAAGGTGGTCAGTGTTGTGTTGCCACCGGTTCCGGCATGTCGGCGGTTCTGGCGACTTGTCTGGCCACGCTCGAGGCCGGCGACCACATCGTCGCCGCGCACTCGCTGTTTGGCTCGACCATCGGATTATTCAATAATTATCTCGGCAAACTTGGTATCGAGACCACCTTCGTCTCACCGAACGATGTCGACGGCTGGCGTGACGCAATGCGGCCGGAAACGCGCATGCTGTTCGTCGAGACGCCGTCCAATCCGCTGACCGAAATCGTCGACATGACTGCCTTGGCCGAGATTGCCAACGATCACCAGGCACTTTTCGTTGTCGATAATTGTTTCTGTACACCTGCGTTACAGCGGCCACTCGAGTTCGGCGCACATGTGGTGATCCACTCAGCGACCAAGTATCTCGACGGGCAAGGCCGTGCGGTTGGCGGTGCCGTGATCGGCGATGCCGATGTCGTTGGCGACCGGGTTTTTAGATGTCTGCGCACCTGTGGTCCATCGATGAGTCCGTTCAACGCCTGGATTTTTCATAAAGCACTCGAGACGCTGGAACTTCGCATGGCTGCGCATTGCCGAAATGCATACGCGCTGGCCGAGTGGCTGGTCGAACAGCCGAATGTGGAACACGTCTACTACCCGGGGTTGGCCAGCCATCGCCAGCGCGACCTCGCCGCACGCCAACAGCCGGGCGGGTTTGGCGGCATCGTGTCGCTGCGTGTGGCCGGTGGTCGCGAGGGTGCGTTCAAACTCATCAACAGCGCGACGATGCTCTCGATCACGGCCAATCTCGGCGATACGCGTTCGACCATTGTGCATCCGGCGAGTACAACCCATGCGCGGATTTCCGCGGCTGAACGCGAACGTGCGGGCGTGGCCGAGGGATTGGTGCGCATATCGGTCGGTTTAGAGTCGGTCGACGACATCAAGGCCGATCTGGCGCCCGGCCTAGGTGGCTGA
- a CDS encoding MFS transporter: MSHDSVTRREKLGFGMGDAANNMSFAAVVMYLSYFYTNIYGISPAAVGTIFIAMRAIDAITDPIMGMIADRTYSRWGRFRPYLLWFPLPLTVSCILMFTTPDWGNTAKVAYAAGTYGVMSLLYTAVNIPYCSLGNVITDNNQERVSCQSYRFVMVGVVYIFLTTCVLPLTQLIGQGDDAMGFQITMALVSVVALGMFMFCFANVRERIVPSYEQRRSFVASLAGVARNRQWLIILAITFFEALQFFMRQGATIYYAQYVMGLGTALISVFMTTGVVASILGTATSGFYTQWMQKKWVFFYSSLLLAAFSVALYFATGTNAVFVGVLFFILNYMHGIGAPISWAMMSDADDYGEWQSGEKNTGTTIAGNLFFLKMGLAASGGITGYLLSLGGYQADAAQQGEAAIFVIVLLLTLIPALVNLLLAAAIWAFGVDDRLVVRIRHDMDAESAVTEPDGDGEPAYDSTNR; the protein is encoded by the coding sequence ATGTCCCATGATTCGGTCACGCGCCGAGAAAAGCTCGGCTTCGGTATGGGCGATGCCGCGAACAACATGTCGTTCGCTGCCGTCGTCATGTACCTGTCCTATTTCTATACGAACATTTATGGCATTTCGCCGGCTGCGGTTGGCACGATCTTCATTGCTATGCGGGCGATCGATGCGATCACAGACCCGATCATGGGGATGATCGCTGATCGTACGTATAGCCGCTGGGGGCGGTTTCGGCCTTATCTGCTTTGGTTTCCGCTGCCGCTGACGGTGAGCTGTATTCTGATGTTTACGACGCCGGACTGGGGCAATACGGCCAAGGTGGCCTATGCCGCTGGTACCTACGGCGTCATGTCGCTGTTGTACACAGCCGTGAATATTCCCTATTGCTCGCTCGGCAACGTGATCACCGACAACAACCAGGAGCGGGTGTCCTGCCAATCGTATCGGTTCGTGATGGTTGGGGTGGTCTATATTTTTCTGACCACCTGCGTACTTCCACTGACGCAGTTGATCGGGCAGGGCGACGATGCCATGGGGTTTCAAATCACTATGGCGCTTGTCAGTGTGGTGGCGCTGGGTATGTTCATGTTCTGCTTCGCTAACGTGCGTGAGCGAATCGTGCCGAGCTATGAGCAACGGCGCTCGTTCGTCGCGTCGCTGGCTGGCGTGGCTCGTAACCGCCAGTGGCTGATTATCCTGGCGATCACGTTCTTCGAGGCACTCCAGTTCTTCATGCGCCAGGGAGCAACCATCTATTACGCCCAGTACGTGATGGGGCTGGGTACCGCGCTGATTTCGGTATTTATGACCACTGGTGTGGTGGCCAGTATTCTCGGCACCGCCACCTCGGGTTTCTATACCCAGTGGATGCAGAAGAAATGGGTGTTTTTCTACAGCTCGCTGCTACTAGCGGCATTCTCGGTCGCACTTTACTTCGCGACTGGCACCAACGCGGTGTTTGTGGGCGTGCTTTTCTTTATTCTCAATTATATGCACGGCATCGGCGCGCCGATTTCCTGGGCGATGATGTCGGACGCCGACGATTACGGCGAATGGCAGAGTGGCGAGAAAAATACCGGCACGACCATCGCTGGCAATCTTTTTTTTCTCAAGATGGGGCTGGCAGCCAGCGGCGGCATCACCGGCTATCTGTTGTCGTTGGGCGGTTATCAGGCAGATGCAGCCCAGCAAGGCGAGGCGGCGATCTTCGTGATCGTGCTGTTGCTTACTCTGATTCCAGCGCTAGTCAATCTACTGCTCGCCGCCGCGATCTGGGCATTTGGCGTCGACGACCGGCTTGTGGTTCGGATTCGACACGACATGGACGCTGAGTCCGCCGTAACCGAGCCCGATGGCGACGGCGAACCCGCCTACGACTCGACTAACCGCTGA
- the pip gene encoding prolyl aminopeptidase has protein sequence MDSNAHSALFSVSEPFDDSRLAASDGHEIAYRQYGNPNGQPAIILHGGPGAGAGPNSPRFFDPVAYRIVVFDQRGCGRSTPHSTLASNTTWHLVDDIERLRRHLAIEQWLVFGGSWGSTLGLIYAETHPQRVTALILRGIFLLRRHEIAWFYQSGASALLPEAFEQYYEFIPPAERDDLVGAYYRRLTDSDYSVRVAAARRWTAWEAAATSLGQITNSDGPSDNFAVAFARIECHYFANAGFLESDDWILERVGRLRDIPATIVQGRLDLITPMRNAWALHRAWPAAELVVTPDAGHSAFDPSNVRALVHATERFKRQRAH, from the coding sequence ATGGACAGCAACGCTCATAGCGCGCTTTTTTCCGTCAGCGAGCCTTTCGACGACAGTCGCTTGGCCGCGTCCGACGGCCACGAAATCGCCTACCGCCAATACGGTAACCCCAACGGCCAGCCGGCAATCATCTTGCATGGTGGCCCGGGGGCAGGTGCGGGCCCCAATAGCCCGCGTTTTTTCGACCCGGTAGCCTATCGGATCGTGGTGTTCGACCAGCGTGGCTGCGGTCGCTCAACGCCACACTCGACATTAGCCAGCAACACGACCTGGCATCTGGTCGACGACATCGAACGCCTGCGCCGACATCTAGCGATCGAGCAATGGCTGGTTTTCGGCGGCTCCTGGGGCTCGACACTCGGCCTGATCTACGCCGAGACCCATCCCCAGCGCGTAACCGCACTGATCCTGCGCGGTATCTTTTTGCTGCGCCGGCACGAAATTGCATGGTTCTATCAATCCGGGGCCAGCGCGCTGCTGCCCGAAGCGTTTGAGCAATACTATGAATTCATCCCGCCGGCTGAACGTGATGATCTCGTCGGCGCCTATTATCGTCGCTTGACCGATTCAGACTACTCGGTACGTGTCGCTGCGGCCCGGCGCTGGACGGCCTGGGAAGCCGCGGCTACTTCACTCGGCCAAATAACCAACAGCGACGGACCGAGTGATAATTTTGCAGTAGCTTTCGCCCGCATCGAGTGTCACTACTTCGCCAACGCTGGGTTTCTCGAAAGCGACGACTGGATTCTCGAACGCGTCGGCCGACTCCGCGACATCCCCGCCACGATCGTCCAGGGGCGGCTCGACTTGATCACACCGATGCGAAACGCCTGGGCGCTGCATCGTGCCTGGCCTGCGGCCGAGCTGGTCGTCACCCCGGACGCCGGCCACTCCGCATTTGACCCGAGCAACGTTCGCGCGCTCGTCCACGCCACCGAGCGTTTCAAACGACAGCGTGCGCACTAA
- a CDS encoding alpha-N-arabinofuranosidase, translating to MQAKITAHPRFIRACIDDRLYGAFIEHLGRAVYGGIYEPGHASADGNGFRTDVLELVREIGAPVVRYPGGNFVSAYDWEDGIGPIEQRPTRLDLAWHTRESNEVGIHEFADWCDAANMDMMLAVNLGSRGIDAARNLVEYVNHPGGSYWSDRRIANGRAEPWDVKLWCLGNEMDGPWQIGHKTADEYGHLANETAKALRAFDPSLELVACGSSNAEMPSYPEWEATVLDRCYESVDYISLHMYFTNYADDLIDYLALSEKMDRYIGAVAGVIDYIKAKKRTRHQVAICFDEWNVWYHSTEQDKQVVAGANWPFAPPLLEDIYNFEDALLIGCVLNTLIRRADRVKIACIAQLVNVIAPIMTETGGRAWCQTIFYPYYFAARYGRGAVLDLDVDVPCHDTVHEKQVPALDISGVYNADAGTVAFFAVNRSPDDTLSLDIDMAGFGAASLIEHQILRHTDTKAVNTADRPEEVAPVRGEGISCSRTRVTGPIEPLSYHLIRIEVG from the coding sequence ATGCAAGCGAAAATCACGGCCCACCCGCGATTCATTAGAGCCTGCATAGACGACCGGCTCTATGGCGCCTTCATTGAGCATCTCGGCCGAGCCGTGTACGGCGGCATCTACGAGCCAGGGCACGCGAGTGCGGACGGCAACGGCTTTCGCACCGATGTGCTCGAACTGGTGCGCGAGATTGGTGCCCCCGTTGTGCGTTATCCAGGCGGCAACTTTGTGTCGGCCTACGACTGGGAGGATGGCATCGGTCCGATCGAGCAACGGCCTACGCGCCTGGATCTGGCCTGGCACACGCGGGAGTCCAATGAGGTCGGTATTCACGAGTTCGCCGACTGGTGCGACGCGGCGAATATGGACATGATGCTGGCGGTCAATCTCGGTTCGCGGGGCATCGACGCGGCCCGTAATCTTGTTGAATACGTCAACCACCCGGGCGGTAGCTATTGGAGCGATCGGCGCATCGCCAACGGCCGGGCCGAACCTTGGGACGTCAAGCTATGGTGTCTCGGCAACGAGATGGATGGCCCCTGGCAGATCGGCCATAAGACAGCCGATGAATATGGCCATCTGGCTAACGAAACCGCCAAGGCACTGCGTGCCTTCGACCCATCGCTGGAACTAGTGGCCTGTGGTTCGTCCAACGCCGAGATGCCGAGCTATCCGGAATGGGAGGCGACCGTTCTTGATCGTTGCTACGAGTCGGTCGATTACATCTCTTTGCATATGTACTTCACCAACTATGCGGATGATCTGATCGACTATCTCGCTCTGTCGGAGAAAATGGATCGCTATATCGGCGCGGTCGCCGGCGTCATTGACTACATCAAGGCCAAGAAGCGGACGCGGCATCAGGTGGCGATCTGTTTTGACGAATGGAACGTCTGGTATCACAGCACCGAGCAGGATAAACAGGTGGTAGCGGGTGCCAACTGGCCATTCGCACCGCCACTGCTTGAAGATATCTACAACTTCGAGGATGCCCTGCTGATCGGCTGCGTGTTGAACACGCTTATTCGCCGCGCGGATCGTGTGAAAATCGCCTGCATCGCACAGCTCGTCAACGTAATCGCCCCGATCATGACTGAGACCGGTGGCCGAGCCTGGTGCCAGACTATTTTCTATCCCTACTATTTTGCCGCCCGCTATGGCCGCGGCGCGGTGCTGGATCTGGACGTCGATGTGCCCTGCCACGACACCGTGCACGAAAAACAGGTGCCGGCGCTGGATATCAGCGGTGTCTACAATGCCGATGCTGGCACCGTTGCTTTTTTTGCCGTGAACCGTTCGCCCGACGATACTCTGTCGCTTGATATCGACATGGCGGGCTTTGGCGCGGCCTCCTTGATCGAACACCAGATACTGCGCCATACAGATACAAAAGCGGTTAACACGGCCGATCGCCCGGAGGAAGTGGCACCGGTGCGTGGCGAGGGTATCTCCTGCAGCCGAACACGGGTGACGGGGCCAATCGAGCCGCTTTCCTACCACTTGATCCGCATCGAGGTGGGGTAG
- a CDS encoding TonB-dependent receptor, translating into MQHQGYFASSQIVIRCHFAGRDVCLRRLPITSALAVGALVIGVSSSALADGRDQSSTPQTFRLAPVEVQSSRLHQNALDTPAAVQMVHAHKTLQGRRKAQLNDTLNEVPGVYATNGSNYVQGLRLSIRGFGARSAFGIRGIRVRVDGIPSTLVDGSTMTDAIDSAAINDIQVRRGPFSVQYGNASGGIVNITTLEPSDGPLNRVNVSAGGDGYRHYVLQSAHEFDDWGVAATASRLHIDGYRHHSRVLENRFTGKLTRQIGETGQLKLITRLLDQPDSLDPGGVAHDRAQNNPKDARPANLKYDARETVTQQTAGMVYTDQFDKQTDYRLNAFYTHRKFDEFLPFGKTNNGGVPSYNRNFFGGGGKVTRHDTLWGHKNQAVLGFDAHAQFDHRKRYNNDFGSKGAQTQNEDQHATDFAIYGQDAFHVTKRLKVTAGLRYDWLNFDVDDHFVTATNGDASGSRHYHRLSASGGVIYTLPNKQRIYANIANSFESPTFDEFANPEGNGGFNPSLGLQKAVNYEIGVKGPIGSQGRYQLDAFWINVGDSIVNYASGSERDYYANAGSSTRKGIEARGHYRLPWHLTLRGAYTLASYEFDDYSNTSGSFGGNRIPGIPEQTLFAGIRWDKADVGYGAVNVRYTGSIYADNANQTKVSSHTEVDVRGGKVLISGKPELTLYGGIKNLFDTDYYSNIRINSYGGRYYEPAPDRTWYAGIKIGF; encoded by the coding sequence TTGCAACATCAGGGATACTTCGCATCCAGTCAGATCGTTATACGCTGCCACTTCGCAGGCCGCGATGTTTGCCTTCGGCGGCTGCCCATAACTTCGGCGCTGGCTGTCGGCGCGTTAGTTATCGGCGTGTCCTCGAGCGCGCTGGCGGATGGCCGCGATCAGTCATCGACGCCCCAAACTTTCCGGCTGGCGCCGGTCGAGGTTCAAAGCAGCCGTTTGCATCAGAATGCGCTGGATACGCCGGCTGCCGTGCAGATGGTGCACGCGCATAAAACGCTGCAGGGGCGGCGCAAGGCCCAGCTCAACGATACACTCAATGAAGTGCCGGGCGTCTATGCAACCAACGGCAGTAACTATGTGCAGGGGTTGCGACTGTCGATCCGAGGCTTTGGTGCACGCTCGGCGTTCGGCATTCGCGGTATCCGTGTACGCGTCGATGGTATTCCGTCGACCCTGGTCGATGGCTCGACTATGACCGATGCCATTGATAGCGCGGCCATCAATGATATCCAGGTCCGGCGTGGCCCGTTTTCGGTGCAATATGGCAACGCCAGCGGTGGCATCGTCAACATCACCACACTCGAGCCCAGCGATGGGCCGCTAAACCGTGTCAACGTGTCCGCTGGCGGTGATGGGTATCGTCACTATGTGCTGCAATCGGCACACGAATTTGATGACTGGGGCGTGGCGGCAACAGCCTCGCGCCTGCATATTGACGGTTATCGCCACCATAGCCGTGTGCTGGAAAATCGTTTCACCGGCAAACTGACTCGCCAGATCGGCGAAACCGGGCAGTTGAAGCTCATCACCCGGTTGCTGGATCAGCCGGATTCGCTCGACCCCGGTGGAGTGGCACATGACCGCGCGCAAAACAATCCGAAAGATGCGCGTCCGGCCAATTTAAAGTACGACGCGCGAGAGACCGTGACGCAACAGACAGCGGGCATGGTCTACACCGATCAGTTCGACAAACAGACCGACTACCGGCTCAACGCGTTCTATACCCACCGCAAATTTGATGAATTTCTGCCGTTTGGTAAGACCAATAATGGCGGTGTGCCGTCGTATAACCGCAACTTTTTCGGCGGCGGCGGGAAAGTCACGCGCCATGACACACTCTGGGGCCATAAGAACCAGGCCGTTCTCGGCTTCGACGCGCATGCCCAATTCGACCACCGCAAGCGTTACAACAACGATTTCGGCAGCAAGGGCGCGCAAACCCAGAATGAAGACCAACACGCGACCGATTTCGCCATCTATGGCCAGGACGCGTTTCATGTCACGAAACGTTTGAAAGTGACGGCTGGACTTCGTTACGACTGGTTAAATTTTGATGTTGATGACCATTTCGTAACGGCGACTAACGGCGACGCTTCCGGCAGTCGCCACTATCATCGCCTGTCGGCGAGTGGTGGTGTCATTTACACATTGCCGAACAAGCAGCGCATCTACGCCAATATCGCCAACTCGTTCGAGTCGCCGACGTTCGACGAGTTTGCCAACCCCGAAGGCAACGGTGGATTCAATCCGTCACTTGGGCTGCAGAAGGCGGTCAACTATGAAATCGGTGTGAAGGGACCGATTGGCTCGCAAGGCCGCTATCAACTCGATGCGTTCTGGATCAACGTAGGGGATTCGATCGTCAACTACGCGAGCGGTAGTGAGCGTGATTATTACGCCAACGCGGGTAGTTCAACGCGCAAGGGCATCGAGGCGCGAGGGCATTATCGACTGCCGTGGCATTTGACGTTGCGCGGCGCCTACACATTGGCGAGCTACGAGTTTGACGATTACAGCAATACAAGTGGCTCGTTTGGTGGCAATCGGATTCCGGGCATTCCCGAGCAGACGTTGTTCGCCGGTATCAGGTGGGATAAGGCCGACGTCGGTTATGGAGCGGTCAATGTCCGTTATACGGGCTCGATTTACGCCGACAACGCCAACCAGACGAAAGTCTCGAGCCATACTGAGGTCGACGTGCGTGGCGGCAAGGTGCTGATTAGCGGTAAGCCCGAATTGACGTTGTACGGTGGCATCAAGAATCTATTCGATACGGATTACTACTCGAATATTCGTATCAACTCCTACGGTGGGCGTTACTATGAACCGGCGCCGGATCGTACCTGGTACGCCGGTATCAAGATCGGTTTCTGA
- a CDS encoding aldehyde dehydrogenase — translation MREQGLLIGGQAQPASNNATFERRNPAGGDVVTQAAAAQVADAENAARAAGAAFEFWAATGPGERRTKLLAAADALEARSDELTRTMIDEVGATAGWAGFNVHVAANMLREAAGLTTQIQGATIPTDVPDNLAMSMRVPCGPILGIAPWNAPVILGTRAIATALACGNTVVLKASEQCPGVHHLIGEVLIEAGLGEGVVNVVTNAPDNAGEVVRTLIEHPAIARVNFTGSSTIGRIIGQTAAGVFKPALLELGGKAPFVVADDADLDAAVAAAAFGSFFHQGQICMSTERLVVANDVAEAFADKLADKVATLQAGDPRHEDTPLGTLIGEPSRCHLNELIADARAKGATVLVGGEANSVVMQPTVLDHVTPDMRIYYEESFGPVVAMIRVAGGDDELVRVANDTDYGLSAAVFSGDGTRGMAIAQRIRSGICHVNGPTVHDEAQMPFGGVKASGYGRFGGQAGIAEFTELRWLTLQQGPRQYAI, via the coding sequence ATGCGCGAACAAGGACTTTTGATCGGCGGCCAGGCGCAACCGGCCAGTAATAACGCAACCTTTGAGCGACGCAATCCGGCCGGTGGGGACGTGGTTACGCAGGCTGCGGCGGCCCAGGTCGCGGACGCTGAAAACGCCGCCCGGGCTGCTGGTGCAGCCTTCGAGTTTTGGGCCGCGACCGGGCCCGGCGAGCGTCGGACCAAGTTGCTGGCTGCCGCCGACGCGCTTGAAGCTCGTAGCGATGAATTAACGCGAACCATGATCGACGAGGTCGGCGCCACTGCTGGTTGGGCCGGTTTCAATGTGCATGTGGCCGCCAATATGCTGCGCGAGGCCGCCGGTCTGACTACCCAGATCCAGGGCGCCACAATCCCCACCGACGTGCCGGACAATCTGGCGATGTCGATGCGTGTACCTTGTGGCCCGATCTTGGGGATCGCGCCGTGGAACGCGCCGGTGATTCTGGGCACGCGGGCGATCGCGACCGCTTTGGCTTGTGGCAACACGGTGGTGCTTAAAGCTTCCGAGCAGTGTCCGGGGGTCCATCATCTGATAGGCGAGGTGCTGATCGAAGCCGGGTTGGGCGAGGGCGTGGTCAATGTCGTGACCAATGCGCCGGACAATGCCGGCGAGGTGGTGCGCACGTTGATCGAGCACCCGGCCATTGCCCGGGTTAACTTTACCGGATCGTCGACAATCGGCCGCATCATCGGCCAAACGGCGGCGGGCGTATTCAAGCCGGCGCTGCTAGAGCTTGGCGGCAAAGCGCCGTTCGTGGTCGCTGACGACGCCGATCTGGACGCTGCGGTTGCCGCCGCGGCCTTTGGGTCCTTCTTCCATCAGGGGCAAATCTGCATGTCCACCGAACGTCTGGTGGTAGCCAATGATGTGGCCGAAGCCTTCGCCGACAAGCTTGCAGACAAGGTGGCGACCCTCCAGGCCGGTGATCCGCGCCACGAAGACACACCGCTGGGCACGTTGATTGGTGAGCCGTCGCGTTGCCATCTAAACGAGTTAATCGCGGATGCACGGGCCAAGGGCGCGACAGTGTTGGTCGGTGGCGAGGCGAATTCGGTGGTTATGCAACCAACCGTGCTCGATCACGTTACGCCGGATATGCGCATCTACTACGAGGAATCGTTCGGGCCAGTGGTTGCCATGATCCGAGTGGCCGGCGGCGATGACGAACTGGTGCGGGTGGCCAATGACACCGACTATGGCTTGTCGGCGGCCGTGTTTTCCGGCGATGGTACGCGTGGCATGGCGATCGCACAGCGAATTCGTTCGGGCATCTGCCACGTCAATGGTCCGACTGTGCACGACGAGGCTCAGATGCCGTTCGGTGGGGTCAAAGCCTCCGGCTACGGCCGTTTTGGCGGTCAGGCGGGCATCGCCGAATTTACCGAACTACGCTGGTTAACTCTGCAGCAGGGCCCACGTCAGTATGCGATTTGA